The Carassius carassius chromosome 16, fCarCar2.1, whole genome shotgun sequence genome window below encodes:
- the LOC132160328 gene encoding SLAM family member 5-like → MIHTFVLFCLCFWRLIGVFSDSVSVTEGDTVTLFNDLTEIHEDDEIVWKYGAENTLIAEIRRAAGILNTSDVPDGRFRDRLKLDRQTGSLIITNITTQHTGEYQLELRGAKLTSKAYTLSVYARLSVPVIISNSSQCSSSSSSSSQQNCSLLCSVVNVGHVTLSWYKGNSLLSSISVSDLSISLSLPLEVEYQDKNSYSCVINNPIRNQTTHLDITHVQV, encoded by the exons ATGATTCAcacatttgttttgttctgtttgtgctTCTGGCGTCTGATTG GTGTGTTTAGTGATTCAGTGTCAGTGACGGAGGGAGATACTGTCACTTTATTCAATGATCTTACTGAAATACATGAAGATGATGAGATAGTGTGGAAATATGGAGCTGAAAACACTCTGATAGCTGAAATCAGGAGAGCTGCTGGAATCCTCAACACATCTGATGTTCCTGacgggagattcagagacagactgaagctggacagacaaactggatctctgataatcacaaacatcacaactcaacaCACTGGAGAATATCAACTAGAGCTACGTGGAGCAAAACTGACATCAAAAGCATATACTCTTTCTGTCTATG CTCGTCTGTCTGTTCCTGTCATCATCAGTAACTCTTCACAatgttcatcttcatcatcatcttcatcacagcagaattgttcattgttgtgttcagtggtgaatgtgggtcatgtgactctctcctggtacaaaggaaacagtttattgtccagcatcagtgtgtctgatctcagcatcagtctctctctacctctggaggtggaatatcaggataaaaacagctacagctgtgtgatcaacaatcccatcagaaaccagaccacacatctggacatcacaCATGTTCAGGTATGA